AAGGCAAAACCATATTTTTTGGTGTTCTTGTGCTTGCAGAAATAACCATAAGAAACATCAGATGTGCCTGTATGGGCAAATTATCTTTAATGTTCAGTTGTCTCGTGCCCGTGTCGGCAATTACTGCAGTATTCATATGAGGAATGATGAGGACCCACATCTCGTATGCAGCCCGCAACACGGGGTTTCCAGGAAAGACCTTTATCTACACATAACATGCCGCCAGGGGGCAGCAGATAGCCGTGATGTGGGTGCAGAACCACATATCAACACAGGACAACACTACTCTACTGAAGTACTGTCAAAAATAGGACGTAGATATTATTAAACTATTCATTCTGTTTTGCAATCTAAATACATGGTCAACTTCATGACAACTATATAAGCAATAATCAAAGATCACAACTGgcctaatttaaaaaaaatcctaattaATATAAATAGGTCTACCTGAAGTTTTCTATTCAGCTGAAGTGTTAAAACACTTCCACGTTCTGCATTCGTACTGAAATGTTCAATTAAACTCAGCATTGCTTATTCCTTATGCATTACGTTTTTTTGTATAGCGGAAATACAATCAATCCCCGTCGGTTTCCCTGGCTGCAAGCCTCATGGACCTATAGAAGTGACGCGCATGAACATGGCGGAACGTGAACGTTTTTGTCTTTAAGGTCCAtagttttactcaatataaaagaatcaaccatcatatcacatactttactattgattgacgttgtaacgtctgttggcatgactttgctcagttttaaacgttgtgtaggcctactgataaaccagctctagataagggcaagtGTTGCCTTCCTTACAGTGGCAATACTGTATGTGCTTCTCAttaataaaagcaaaaggatagtaggtgataggcatcaaggaaataaaggcatgcAAATTTGAAACTGATCCTATAAGTTGTATTTAGTTCTGACTGTTTTTTTCGGATAAAAAAaccctgctgtgaagaacttttagattcccaaccggctgtttcccaagtgcacatgaacggtcgCTGTCCGGAACATGCGTagcgtgagcgtcatcactggtGAGCCCTCTCGTTATCACCAGGAGAGTGAACGCCGAACGGAAGTACAATCATAACAGCGTCATGAGGTGTGTCGTTCACGCGAACTTTCCGACTTCGCGAAAATGTCGCCCATTTTTTCCAGCGACGTGAACGCACCATTGGTTTTAGCGGCAGACGCCCCCGTGAGAGAAACATCGGAGAGATGCCAGCGAACCCTGACGGCGACCACATGTCTGTCACTATGAATATAACTCTCCGGAGCTCCTTTTATTAATGGACCACCGTGCAGCGCCAGATGCGTAATGTCATTTAGCAAGACCTGGTTTATGTCTAGCCTTGCTTTCAGCTTGTTGTTATCTCATGAATGAGCTGGTAGGGTaggtagtagtactagtagccACCTGGTAAGTAGGTTCAGATATGataggtagtagtagtagtagtaggtaGTAGGGGTCACAGTTCGATAGCCGATATGGTAGTAGTAGCTACTAGTATTAGGTCCTAGTAGGATActatagcaaaaaaaaaaacagacataaTAAACCTTATGTTCTTATGAGTTGAGCCATGTATAATCAAAGAGAGATATTACATACGAAAGTACAGTGAAAATCTACTTAGACAATAAGCATGCATTCGCACAATTTTCAACTATTAATAACTATATATTTGAACCTTTAAGTTAATGTAAGAATAGTGAGAGAGACACCGTCAGACTCCTTTCTTCCTTGTGGACCTCAGCCTCCCCATCTCTTCCTTTCATGGATGATGTGAGCCAGATATACAGAGGTTTACAGCCTTTATAGGGGCCATTTGACAGACAGCTAAGTAACCAGGTTTTATCTCTGTATTGGCAAATGGTATAAATGAGTGACACGTGAATGTCCCTCATGATGAAGTCCTTTGTTGACCTTTCCTCAAATGGGATGGCTTATGGCTCCTTTAACCATAAGGTAAATACACTAATACCGCATTTAACACTTAGTCACGTTTTTGACAATGCTTGGTTAACCTTAACATATAAGTGAAGTGAGAAAAAGACTGAGGTCATTGAATATAGAGAGATAACAGCTTCAGTGGTCACCGGTCATCCTAAAGCCAGCTCTTATCTACAATGGATCAGGAGCTCCTTGAAGAGAGCTATCAGGAGGGGTAATAAACTGGTTTCAAACATGTGGGCAAGATATTACTCATACTTCCTTTAAACCTCCGTCATTTTCTCCCATAGTGCAAGTACTAGCATAGTAGGTAGTAGTAGGCTATCTTGTTAAGGGATGGATATGCTTACAGACTGAAAACTGTTCGAACCTAGAACATTTTAGGCAATGGTTAATACATGGTTATCGATTTGTTGGGTTATGGTTAGAGTTGGTTAACCCTTCCTATGGCAGTGAAGGCCTCTCCTACGAGCTGCTCTCCATGTTTCTTCCACATCTGGTTAGATACACTCTTGAAGGCTTAAAAGTTACATATTTTGTAAAATGTGCTAATTTGCATCCCTGTATTGAGGGGCTTTATAAcatataataatacatagataATAAATATACCCAACCCTATTTTACGCTGcacattttgcattattatgTAAGGTCACGGATCATAACCTCATAACATCTACACATTTGTGCTGTTATTTCATGTTGAGATTGCAGATCCCTATGTTGTTTTCTTTATTCTTGTTGTTCTTATCTTCCCTTTAAGACTTCCAGTTTGTTCTTgttgacccccacccccctgtccCCTGACTGTAATTGTGATGAAGAGACATGCAAGCCAGCCTataccctctctccctatccttcTTCCCATGATCTGGTGTTCTTTAGACTCCCAGTCTGACATCCACACACGATGTGGGGCCAGTCTGGGTGGCCGTCCTCTTTTGCACAGCACTCCCACGTACCAGAACAAGTAACCagagattggtgtgtgtgtgtgtctctgtgggtgtgggtgtgtgtgggtgtgtgtgtgggtgtgtgtgtgtgtgtgtgtgtgtgtctgtatttgatTTTGTGCGTGCGTTATTACTACTTATGAAGCTAGTTTCTTAACGGATTCATAATCCAGGTTTTAAACATCTATCCAAATATAGGTTTATATGTATAGGCAAATATACCTTTCATTTTAACAATGGGTCTTTAAATTAGGAAACGGTGAAAATCTATCCGAGCGCTGTAACCTTCTGTGTTTATCTGGTCATATATCAGCGCAATTGGATCAGAAGATAAACAAAATAGAGTGATGTTACAGGTCATAACGTGAAAAAAGTACAATTATAGTTGCTTTTCCCCTTGCCGTTTTAGTTGCATTCCCTTGAGGATTTTAAAGGCCAGGAGATGTCGCCAAACTCTCATTAAGAGGAGAGCCGGATGACAGTTCACCAGCCGCACCATTTGTTTGCTGTGGATCAATTGAGACAGGGttagtaaccctaaccctaaccctggcaaCAAACCACGGTACGATCAATGATACCCATCGTCCATTCAGACCCCTTGCCCTTTCGCgcgcgtaaacacacacacacacacacacacacacacacacacacacacacacacacacacacacacacacacacacacacacacacacacacacacacacacacacacacacacacacacacacacacacacacacacacacacacacacacacactttctgtgTCTGAAAGTTCTGCTTAAAGATGTTGTTCTAGCCAGCACCACTAGATGCATGGATACAAGTTTAAAACCGCATCCATTTAGTTAACAACATTTATATAGTTAACATCTATCTGGCTACAACACCTAGGTAACAACATATTATTATCAGCCATCAATCTATATTGTTAACAACATCTATATATTTAACAACATTTACTGAGTTAACAACATCCATATATTAACAACATCCATCTATGACATCTATCTAACAACAAGTtaacataataaatataatatataacataaatatacatCTACAACATCGACGTAGTTAACGTCTATAGTTATCAATATTAGTTGTTTAGTTTTGTTAGATTCGGTTTTTAAACAGACAGTGATCAGTCGTTTATGAGACACAAATCCATCACATTACATCTTTGCCTCACGTATCACTTATTTAAAGCAATACACTaattaaatgaattattatCCTTATTAATGACAAGCCGCTGAGCTGTTTACACTAAACGCAGTATAAAAGCTATCGGTAAGATTCAAGAGCTTTATCTTCACATGCTTAACACAAGTTAGTGTCATTGGATTAGTAATAAAGAAGAGCAActgcatatatattatatattacattatTCCCTGAGTGTCAAAAGTGCAATTAGATATAATAACAGTGATATCAGGGGTTAATAAGACATTAAGCAAAAAATGTGTTAATCTCCTAGTGCATCACAATGttataattaattataattattaatataaatGATTGCAATTATTATCgctacaaagaaaaaaaaaatcaaacgtTCAAATGGTAATGTAAATTTCGTAGGTTCTCTAAAGGTTAGACCTTTTTCTAATCAGAAAAGAAAGTGGATAACAATGTGGAAACAGCCAGTAACTGACCCTTGAACCGGAATTACCGTACCTTTCTGTTGGCGGGTCTTACCTTGGCCATTAACTAAGGACGTGCTTTGCTTGCAGCTGTATCAAAAGTGTATTAAGATCAGTACAATAcaatatgttattttttttaaatgtacattttacAGTCAtattagcagacactttttcCAAAGCATTTCATTATATAACAGCTAAGTCAGACAATATTAGTTTGGCAGTTGTTCTAGTTGAATGCTAGAACATTTCCCAGCTCGCTCTCTGATTACATTGAATCGATTACTCCCTAACTCAATCTAAGTACATCGATACATTCACAGAGCTGCTCGTCTGAAAGCGAAAGACTAAGAAGACGATCATTACACTCTCCACATTCATAACCTATGTTTTATGTCCGTTTGTTCCCAGATCTAGCACACACATCTACCATGGCCATTATTTTATAGAAACATACAGGGACGTCGTTAGGCCTATttttgggggcggggggtaagCCCCCCTAAGATGTTCAAAAGCCTATTGTCAAGGAAATCGTAACATGCCTGCACTGAACATAATAAGACAGAATATGAGTTGAAATAAATACTGATACAATTAGAAGTTGTCTTtaaaattagagctgtcaagcgattaaaatatttaatcgtgattaatcgcattaatgtcatagttaactcacgattaatcgcaattaatcacaaattatttttctatgctaaatatcccttgatttttttgtcccataattcttctcattttaattatcttatcaacatggtgaagtgcatcggcttgccttgtgcaaatgattttttattgataacaacattggcatatactgatcaaaacaggacgatacaaaaaaagagcctatagtgcaattcaacgactgctttgaacaaatgtcatttgaacatagcagtcaggctactgcttctttgttttgagccaaagaaaaagaaaaaaaaaactttttttttaaaaaatataataattgcgttaatcgcgcgatcaaaaaattaacgccgttaaaattggtttgcgttaacgccgttaataacgcgtttaactgacagctctaattaaaATAGTTTCCGAGAGAGCATTAATGGATACATTTTCTAACCTATTTTCCTTGAACTCACCCCAATATGTAGACTTAAATCATACCAACTCTAACATTTGTTTaacttatttatatttttaaaaaggagGACATCCTGAAGTCTCAGGAGGTCTTAAGGCAAGTAAAGAAAAGAAAGTGAGCTGGACAACAGGCCCTGATAGATGCTCTGCTGTACTCTCTACTGtaataaatgatgaattaaaGAACCACTTTAAAGatgtgatgaaaaaaaatgcaCGTCAGACACTGCAAGGGCTAAGCCCCCCCAGCCTTTAAATCCTAGTGACGCCCttggacacacaacacacgcacgccaGAACACCAAtggacgcacatgcacacacacacacacacacacacacacacacacacacacacacacacacacacacacacacacgcatacaaacatgTGCATCTCATATCCATTGCGCATTGCCGATTATCCGTAACATTACCATTACAAAAGAATTTATTTGCACCCTAACAATATCTGTTGGCAGTATAATGTGTTTCCATTCTCCACTTTGTTCAAAATGATCAGCATGTCATTCATATTCAGACattaaataataacataaatatcAGAACCTACAGCCGTTGTCGTAAACACATCATAGTGTTCACATGCTTCAATACATGAGAGCCATAGCCTATCTCAATGTATTTTTCTCCGGTGCTTATATATCCATTTAAACACATACTCTATTTCTGGGCAAAACAGATGGATACAGGATAACATGCCATGCAAGATTACAAACATTACAACATTTCAAACagcatatataatataatataatgagccatatatataatatcatataaaaaacatttgaaaattcagtcatttcaataaaatactttattcTTTCATGCTGCACCAAGCTTGTCTCTTTTGCAGCACCAAAAGTGCTTATTCCTCTGCCATTTAATTTCTTCTCTCTTTCGGAGGAACTGATTCTGTGGTGTGGTTCTGAGGCTGACCAGCCAGAGCTTAAGTGGCCTTTGAtttgtttgtacgtgtgtgtgtgtggctgtaagGGGAAACACCACAACCTTTTTACTCAGCATCAGAGACAACTGTATGTTTCTCACCAACGCTTCTTTTTAATTAGTTCTCAACAAAAAAGGGGGGCGGCACATAATGAAAAAGTTGTTGTGCCCAACCCTATTGGAAGAAACAAGGACATGCACAATCCATTACTGAGGTATCCTTTCCTCACTGAGGTCTTCCTGGCACACAGTCTCATACCACTCTTCCTCTTGACATGCTGGCTGGCCGACTGGATGGCGTCTGTTGACTTGCTACTGGCAGACTGGATGTCCTCTGTTGATGCGCTTTGATGTCTGTCCGACCGACTGGATGTCGGACTGGTTGTCTGACCACAGACTGATTACAGAACTATAGAAAactcaataataaataaaaaacaattacaaaaagaAAAGCGACACAAATGACCTTTAACTGAGTCTCACCGCTATACAGTTTGCTCCGCCCCTCCCCAAatcctcctcttcacctctctcctgctcctccctctcctcctcctcctccttctcctcctccctctcctcctcctcctcctccttctcctcctccctctcctcctccttctcctccctctcctcctccttctcctcctcctcctcctccttctcctccttctcctcctccctctcctcctccttctcctccttctcctcctccctctcctcctcctcctcctccctctcctcctcctcccggagACCCGCCTCTCCTGCCGTCGTCCTGGGGTCGCCGTGGCGCCGCTCGTGGATGGTGGGCAGGCTGCCGCGCAGGCCGTAGCGCCGGCGCAGGCCCACCAGCAGGGGCTGGGGCACGGTGCAGATGTCCACGTTGTTGCCCAGGTCCACCCAGGCCAGGCTGGGGAAGCGGCCCGCGTCCTTCAGGGCCTCCGACAGGTCCTTCAGCACGGCCGCCGTCAGCCGGTTGCCGTTGACGGCCAGCGTGGTGAGACCCGGCAGGCCGGCCAGGccgggcagcagcagccgcagccccTCGTCCCGCAGCTCCGTGAAGCTGAGGTCCACGGCCGACACCGTCCCCTCGCCAGCCCCGCCTGCCGCGCCTGCGCCCTGCAGGTGGCGGGCCAGGCGTCGGAGGTCCCGGCCCGAGAGGGGGGTCCCCGACAGGTTGACGACGTCGCCCGACGGCTTCTTGTCCAAGGTGGTCTTTAGGCTGTTGGGGGGTACAGGGAACAGAGATCTCGATTCAGCCAATATTAAGGCAACATACCCTACACCGGCCAAGGAATGTTTAACTAAGAATTCATgtcttctttgtctttgtccGACAGAGACAGGAGGGGTGAACTGAtcttcctccacacacactcattctatGTCTATAAAAGTTTTTggttaaagatttatttttgccttGAGTTTCCGTGAGTTAAAGACGAAGGTATCGGAGGACACGCAGCAAATGAACACAGGCAGGAATTGAACCCGGGTCCATGTCGTATGGACTGAGCCTTAATGGTAGCAGCTGCTCTACCCAGTGAGCCAACCTGCAAACTAGACATATGGAAATATGCTTTAACGAAACTTAAACATAGGGGAAAATTGTGAACTTACACAGGTATTTCTAAAACTTGTATGATTGTATAAAGCTATTTCAAAACTAGTAAAAAGTAAAACGTATAAAATTGGAAAGCCGAAAGGGTTGCTCCCGGTTAATGTTTACATTCACTGTGAAAGTTATATTCCCAGTGAAGGTCATATTTCCGTAAAGCAAAGCTCCCTTCCCCCATctatccttctccctctcacctaTCTAGTTCCTGTAAATGATTCAGTTGCATTGGTGCATACAAATATAACAAACAGCCCTGCTTACTgaaacaacacataacaaaacgtgctaaaacatattttacatttgcTGTGGATCCAACTTCTTATTTTCTATTCTTCAATTGCTTGACCTGTCCACGTCAAGATGTATGTACTTTTGAATGTTTCTCAAGTAGATCAATCAAAGTCAAACGGCTTAATCTTTAACCGGGAGACACAAACATTGTTGTCACAAAGGTCTGTGCGCGTGACAAGCTAGCTCCCTCAATGGATGACAGATCTTCTGATTGGTCGCCGTTTAGCTCATGCTCCTGTTTTATGGCAGCTTAGATAGCGCTGGCTCACGTCATTAAAAGCACAGTGCCGCTCCATGGGTTAGGGATAGTCGATGATTGCCTTGCAGTAAAGAAGAGTAATGaaattcgtttttttcttttttgatatCTTCAATCCGACTGCTACCAAATGTGCTGAAGGCACACATTTTAAAAAAGGCAATAAAAAAGATGGGTTTGATAAATCTGGAAGTCAATGCCATTTCTGTTATGATACACAGCGTAGAAAAATATGAAATCCTGCACTAAATCTCTTTCCCAATTCCTTCTAACTCTGAATCTTTGTCTTTGTTTGGGTTAACAGAGTTGATTGTTAACACTTTTGATCTTCTAATAGCATTCTGTCTCTGCTTTATGTTACTGTTATGTTGTACTGTTGTGTTGTCATATTGTGGTGTGCTGATATAGTTTGCTGTTGTGCTGCACTGTTGTGTTACTGTGGTGGTGTACTTTTATGGTGTACTGTTATGGTGTATTGTTATGGTGTACTGTTATGGTGTATTGTTATGGTGTATTGTTATGGTGTACTGTTATTGTGTATTGTTATGGTGTATTGTTATGGTGTACTGTTATGGTGTATTGTTATGGTGTACTGTTATGGTGTACTGTTATGGTGTACTGTTCTGTTGTACTGTTATTGTGTACTGTTATGGTGTACTGTTCTGTTGTACTGTTATTGTGTATTGTTATGGTGTACTGTTATGGTGTACTGTTATGGTGTACTGTTCTGTTGTACTGTTATTGTGTACTGTTATGGTGTACTGTTATGGTGTACTGTTATGGTGTATTGTTATGGTGTACAagatgggtgaggaggggacATGGGTGATGGAAGGgacaggggtgaggaggggagatatGGCAGGACTGGTGGGCGCGCGTGTTTGGCTGTGGGGGAAACAAACAGCGTGACGCAGGCGGTGGGAGGCTGTCAAACCAAACCAGTGCTCTCCAAACTGGGCTAATTGCTCGGGGACCGCCTCGTCGTGATCAtcattagcagatgctttttcATAACAATAACTGTGTGACAGTTTGACTGTTGCGTAACCAAACATGTGCGgtaggggggggtgtgtgttgtggttttgCAAAGCCTTTTCCgcagtatttatatttttgctaAGCTGTCGTTTCGCAGTTCCTTCTgacttcattatttatttaccgCTTCCACTTTATTCCTTTCTTCATGGATTAATCACTGGTCATAACCACCTATTATAATACGCCCGGAGGGTCTGACCCACCACGGCCTCCCAGAGCAGCAGAACAACGCCGGGGCCATAAGCTACGCGCATTAACACTCCCACGTCAGCTTACATGCCCAGAACGTTCTTCACCCATCGGGAATGGAGTGTTTCTTACATGGAAGGTCATTAAAACAGGGAAAGTGCATTTATGCGGCTCATGGGCAAACTTAAATTTGCCCATGACTTTAACTCGGTTGATCTGCGGTTCGTCCAATGTTTCCTCTTTTCTATACATCTCTCATCTGAATTAATTCTCCAACTTAAGTTCctatttctgtctttctcttgggCAGGGGTTCGGCCGAAAGGTTGTGGGTTTTGAACCCAGTGTGGTGTCTGACTTAAGCCAACCGACATCTACTTGCTCAATCATCAAGTGGTTCTTCAAGTAAATTCCCTGTAAGTCACTACGGAACCTTTGCAAGATGACTAAACgccacacagagacaaaccCTTAAATGATTTAAACCTACcgaggttcgatcttaggaccctctttattcaacatctacatgctcccactagggcaaatcatgcataataacaatattgaccatcattgctatgctgatgacacacaaatctatgtatcgctatcaccaaatgactatcggcccatagatctgctgtgccagtgcattgagcaagttaaagactggatgtgccgaaatttccttcagctaaatgaggataaaacagagataattgtatttggtgctaaaacggaaaggcttaaagtaacccaacaccttcactctctgtccctgaaaacctcaatcaaagccagaaacctaggggttatcatggattctgatttacatttcgaaagtcacatcaaatcagttacaaaatctgcatattatcaccttaaaaatgtagcaagacttggagggctcatgtccacagaagacttacaaaaacttgtacatgcctttatcactagtaagcttgattactgcaatggtctccttacaggtctcccaaaacaaactctaaggaagcttcagcttgttcagaatgctgctgctaaagttttaacaaagaccaaaaaatttgaacatattacaccaattcttaaatcgttacattggcttcctgtaggtcagagaattgattttaaaatcatgttgctaacctataaatccctacatggtttgggcccaaaatatttaactgatatgcttccactacataagccttccagaacactaagatcttctgagaccaatctgttaattatccccagagtaaacacgaaacatgggaaagcaggatttagttactatgcaacaaatagctggaataaactccctgaggatttaagacttgccccaactctgagcaccttcaaaacaagattgaagacttttatgtttgctttagctttctgctaaatcttaaatactttacctttattttactaaaatgcctttttaactttccctttattttctatttttaccagaaaaatacatgatctgataccagagagaaaggttgctgggctcgagtcctagaagctgggttagagtcctagaatattgtcctttaggtcgggttgtagtcccgacttgggttccagagagactgttgatctgatcttaaataactttcaatttaattttctcactttcttaaatacattgcactttcaattttacttactaaaaagcctttttaactttctattttactaatttctttgcatatgttttcttttacttatctattattttattttattgtataacaatgtttatatgtgaagcactttgagtctgccttgtgtatgaaaagtgctatataaataaagttgccttgccttgccttgccttgccttgccttgcctacccagaaacaaacaaactgttAGACTTCAGCCAGTtactataaataaaaacactgtCTAACTAACGATGGAAGTGTCCAGTAAAAAAAGGGGtcccggaaaaaaaaaaacagcggaTGTTAGGACGGACgggacggagggacggaggcATGGACTCACCAGGCCTGAGGCTTCCTCCGCGGCACGCTTTGTCGAGTCCACTTGGAGTGAGGCGTCAGGTGGAACATCAGCTGTCTGCACATCTTGTTGGTGGACTTTAAGGACTCCGCCTCCTGCATTGGGTCAAGAGCCCATATGGATTAGCGATAGAACAGAAAGAATGCTAATGGGGtttccctcacccccccccgcaTACAAGTGTTCGCCTCAAGGAGGGAAGCAATCAGTAATTTGTAAGCAATCGTCAATTGGGTCGTGTCTGTGAATTCATATGCATCGGTCACGGCTTGGGAAGGGAGCTGGACCCAAACGCAGAGAGCACCAGACCTCGAAGAGTGGTATGCAAAAGGCAGCTTAACTTCAtgtacacagacagaaacacactcacaacaaTAATGAGGAGGCGACGGAACTTAAATACAGTACATGACCACACCTGAACAGAATGACTCATTGTCGTGTGGTAGTGGGTCCGGATCAAAACAGTAAatgaaattatatatattggaAGAACCTCATTATTTCATGTTGTTGCAGTGTTTTGTggttttattattgttgttgttgtttgtttttaacgaATTTCACTCTTGTCACGTTGGACCAATATCTTGCTTTCTACTTCGCCTCCCTCCGTcggtccctcactctctctgtcttcctctctctctctgtctcttcctctctctgtctctcgctctctctcttccactctctctctttttctctctctctgtctctctctctctctctcttcctctgtccctctctctttcctttaaACAGATTGAGTGAAGCAGAGCAGGGTAAATCTAATTAATgctacaacacaacaacaagaaAGAGGCAACGCagcgaaagagagggggagcgagggggagaatAAGAAAGACAGGCCGTTGAGCCTCTGGCGACTAACCAACCCACTCCTTTTCCTTGATGATCCAGCCatgaccacgcacacacatcctctcATCCTCTGCTGTAAAAACCTCAGAGATTGAGGAATGAATATACTTCTAAAGGTGCCTGATGAGACTAGTTTCCAGGATTTGCTTCATGTTAACAACAATATGAACATTTTAAGAAAAATGAAATTGGTTTGTTTCTATAAAGTCCTTATACAATGGTTGGTATGGTTGTTATGCCCGGGCTCTACTAATATACAGTATtttatatcatttataatatatCTGATATTTATGATATGATATCAGCTATACAATAAAATATGGTTCTCCTTCTACTacttatgtatattatatactatattaaataatataatgtcagatatcgttagcctcagagcataattgcctaagtcatattttaaggttcatcttttGTCGAAGTAAACAAAAAGTCAAATAGATGACTCAGGCAGATAGTGCTTATGGAATGCAAAGAGCAATCAG
The nucleotide sequence above comes from Gadus chalcogrammus isolate NIFS_2021 chromosome 4, NIFS_Gcha_1.0, whole genome shotgun sequence. Encoded proteins:
- the lrrc75bb gene encoding leucine rich repeat containing 75Bb: MGSKLTRPSSLDIDGQLSKRRRPRTEGCGDSGRSAGGGGAGFAFPYLTLRSDKLPGLLRKTNHSPYVRRVAWIREMQTLLGDQKTEQAAEVLTLLRKDLGLQATSLNHILYKNAAFLHLVDPISHELLLHLARDMHCPKREAESLKSTNKMCRQLMFHLTPHSKWTRQSVPRRKPQACLKTTLDKKPSGDVVNLSGTPLSGRDLRRLARHLQGAGAAGGAGEGTVSAVDLSFTELRDEGLRLLLPGLAGLPGLTTLAVNGNRLTAAVLKDLSEALKDAGRFPSLAWVDLGNNVDICTVPQPLLVGLRRRYGLRGSLPTIHERRHGDPRTTAGEAGRH